In one Pseudomonadota bacterium genomic region, the following are encoded:
- a CDS encoding ABC transporter ATP-binding protein, with product MSAVISAQDLSLTFETNDGPVHALSDVSLDIGKGEFVSFIGPSGCGKTTFLRVIADLEHPTGGSITVNGVSPEEARLARAYGYVFQAAGLYPWRTIGGNIRLPLEIMGYSKSDQADRVKKTLELVDLAGFEKKYPWQLSGGMQQRASIARALAFDADILLMDEPFGALDEIVRDHLNEQLLALWAKTEKTIGFVTHSIPEAVYLSTKIVVMSPRPGRVTDVIESPLPAERPLDIRDTPEFLEVAHRVREGLRAGHSYE from the coding sequence ATGAGCGCCGTGATCTCCGCGCAGGACCTGTCGCTCACCTTCGAGACGAATGACGGCCCCGTTCATGCGCTCAGCGACGTCTCCCTCGATATCGGCAAGGGCGAGTTCGTGAGCTTTATCGGGCCGTCGGGCTGCGGCAAGACCACCTTCTTGCGCGTCATCGCGGACCTCGAGCATCCCACCGGCGGCAGTATCACTGTCAACGGCGTCAGCCCCGAGGAGGCGCGTCTGGCGCGCGCCTATGGCTATGTGTTCCAGGCGGCGGGGCTTTACCCGTGGCGCACGATCGGGGGCAACATCCGGCTGCCGCTGGAGATCATGGGATACAGCAAATCAGACCAGGCTGACCGCGTGAAGAAGACGCTGGAACTCGTTGATCTTGCAGGGTTCGAGAAGAAATACCCCTGGCAGCTTTCGGGCGGAATGCAGCAACGCGCCTCGATCGCGCGGGCGCTCGCCTTCGACGCCGATATCCTGTTGATGGACGAGCCTTTTGGCGCGCTCGACGAGATCGTGCGCGATCACCTGAACGAGCAGCTGCTCGCGCTTTGGGCGAAGACGGAGAAGACAATTGGCTTCGTCACCCATTCGATCCCGGAGGCGGTCTATCTTTCGACGAAGATCGTGGTGATGTCGCCGCGGCCGGGGCGCGTGACCGATGTGATCGAAAGCCCGCTGCCCGCGGAGCGCCCCCTCGATATCCGCGACACGCCGGAATTCCTCGAAGTGGCGCACCGGGTGCGCGAGGGCCTGCGCGCAGGGCACAGCTATGAGTGA
- a CDS encoding GNAT family N-acetyltransferase, which translates to MSDVRRATPEDAPACAAIVHGWLGGLDWMNAEQPTLEKLTEILAEGIPAREFWVIGDPVAGYLSFKQDECLIGGLYTATPGRGAGKALVDRVKEGRDWIQLWTHEPNKDAQRFYLREGFVMVERKEEGRGDGVPELRMEWRA; encoded by the coding sequence ATGAGTGACGTGCGGCGCGCCACACCGGAGGATGCGCCGGCCTGTGCGGCCATCGTCCATGGCTGGCTCGGCGGGCTCGACTGGATGAACGCGGAGCAGCCGACGCTGGAGAAACTCACCGAGATCCTGGCCGAGGGCATCCCCGCACGGGAATTCTGGGTCATTGGTGATCCGGTGGCGGGATACCTCTCCTTCAAGCAGGACGAATGCCTCATCGGGGGGCTCTACACGGCCACGCCCGGTCGCGGCGCGGGCAAGGCGCTCGTGGACCGCGTGAAGGAGGGGCGGGACTGGATCCAACTCTGGACCCATGAGCCCAACAAGGATGCGCAGCGCTTCTACCTGCGGGAGGGCTTCGTCATGGTGGAGCGCAAGGAAGAGGGGCGTGGCGACGGCGTGCCGGAGCTGCGCATGGAGTGGCGGGCATGA
- a CDS encoding ABC transporter permease subunit, translating into MRSVLPVLTVLLVIVGVWWASVAPMNIRVALDMAERGGAEVIPEGALPRREVSVWRLMADNPSHIAAGYTLDRPRLPTPTQVAGELWNTTGAMVERGRAFSRRSLIYHGWITLRSTLWGFLLGTTLGIVGAIAIVYSRVAQMSLLPWAIISQTVPIVALAPMIIVLSNQVGIEGRGVPKAIISAYLCYFPVLVGMVAGLRAPSLSQLDLLKTYSATGLQSFLKLRLPSSVPFLFTSLKVGIAAALVGTIVGELPTGAISGLGARILIGDQFGTPLAIWSALFAAAILAGVLVTLLDVVQRVTLSRMGMRP; encoded by the coding sequence ATGAGATCGGTCCTGCCTGTCCTCACCGTGCTCCTCGTCATCGTGGGCGTCTGGTGGGCCTCTGTCGCGCCCATGAACATCCGCGTGGCGCTCGACATGGCCGAGCGGGGCGGGGCGGAGGTCATCCCCGAGGGCGCGCTGCCACGCCGCGAGGTGAGCGTGTGGCGGCTCATGGCCGACAATCCCTCCCACATCGCGGCGGGCTACACGCTGGACCGTCCGCGGCTGCCGACGCCCACGCAGGTGGCGGGCGAGCTCTGGAACACGACCGGCGCCATGGTCGAACGCGGGCGCGCCTTCTCCCGGCGTTCGCTCATCTACCACGGCTGGATCACGCTGCGCTCGACGCTCTGGGGCTTCCTCCTCGGCACCACGCTTGGGATCGTGGGGGCCATCGCCATCGTCTATTCCCGCGTGGCGCAGATGAGCCTCTTGCCCTGGGCGATCATCTCCCAGACGGTGCCCATCGTGGCGCTGGCGCCCATGATCATCGTCCTGTCCAACCAGGTGGGCATTGAAGGGCGCGGCGTGCCGAAGGCGATCATCTCCGCCTACCTATGCTACTTCCCGGTGCTGGTCGGGATGGTGGCGGGGCTGCGCGCGCCGTCGCTCTCGCAGCTCGATCTCTTGAAGACCTATAGCGCCACGGGGCTGCAAAGCTTTCTGAAGCTCCGCCTGCCGTCTTCGGTGCCCTTCCTTTTCACCTCGCTCAAGGTGGGGATCGCGGCGGCGCTCGTGGGCACCATCGTGGGCGAGCTGCCCACCGGGGCGATCAGCGGGCTCGGCGCGCGCATCCTCATCGGGGATCAGTTCGGGACGCCGCTCGCGATCTGGTCCGCCCTCTTTGCCGCCGCGATCCTCGCGGGCGTGCTCGTGACATTGCTTGACGTGGTCCAGCGCGTGACGCTGAGCCGGATGGGGATGCGGCCATGA
- a CDS encoding ABC transporter permease, with amino-acid sequence MSWLIGALIFWALAWGANIWLANGRFRASLSVRIFVPVLFGITILVLWEGVVRAFEVSPVILPAPTQVAETFAASTDLLWQDFEQTVLKGALRGYVIGALAAFLTAVAIDRSAFLTRGLLPIGNFVAALPIVGIAPILVSWFGFDWQSKAAVVVVMVFFPILVNAVQGLRETDAQARDLMRTYAAGYTQSLIKLRLPAALPFVFNGLKIAATLALIGAIVAEYFGSPTRGMGFRISTGVGSLSIDLVWAEIAVAAMAGSALYGAIALIEKRVTFWHPSQRT; translated from the coding sequence ATGAGCTGGCTCATCGGCGCGCTCATCTTCTGGGCCCTGGCCTGGGGTGCCAATATCTGGCTCGCGAACGGGCGCTTCCGCGCCTCGCTTTCCGTGCGGATCTTCGTGCCGGTCCTCTTCGGGATCACGATCCTCGTCCTCTGGGAAGGGGTGGTGCGGGCCTTCGAGGTCTCGCCGGTGATCCTGCCCGCGCCGACGCAGGTGGCCGAGACCTTCGCCGCCTCCACTGATCTCCTCTGGCAGGATTTCGAGCAGACCGTGCTCAAGGGTGCGCTGCGCGGCTACGTTATCGGCGCGCTCGCAGCCTTCCTCACGGCCGTGGCCATCGACCGCTCCGCGTTCCTCACCCGGGGCCTCCTCCCCATCGGGAATTTCGTGGCCGCGCTCCCCATAGTCGGGATCGCGCCCATCCTCGTGAGTTGGTTCGGTTTCGATTGGCAATCGAAGGCGGCGGTCGTCGTGGTGATGGTGTTCTTCCCCATCCTCGTGAACGCGGTACAGGGCCTGCGCGAGACCGACGCGCAGGCGCGGGACCTCATGCGCACCTATGCTGCGGGCTACACGCAAAGCCTCATCAAGCTGCGCCTTCCCGCGGCACTTCCCTTTGTTTTCAACGGGCTCAAGATCGCAGCTACACTGGCCCTGATCGGGGCCATCGTTGCTGAATATTTCGGCTCTCCCACCCGTGGGATGGGCTTTCGCATCTCAACCGGGGTCGGCTCCTTGTCCATCGACCTCGTCTGGGCAGAAATTGCGGTGGCCGCCATGGCGGGCTCCGCGCTCTACGGGGCCATCGCCCTCATCGAAAAGAGGGTGACCTTCTGGCACCCGTCACAAAGAACCTGA
- a CDS encoding ABC transporter substrate-binding protein, with amino-acid sequence MKTTLAASALALMAGGAMAADEVRLQLQWVTQAQFAGYYVALENGYYDAADLDVTILPGGPDIAPPQVLAGGGADAMLNWMPSALAARERGLPVVNIAQPFKSSGLMLTCWKDTGITGPQDFKGRTIGVWFFGNEYPFLSWMSQEGIPTDGGEDGVTVLKQGFNVDPLLQRQADCISTMTYNEYWQVIDAGVSPDELVTFRYEEQGVATLEDGIYVLEENLEDPAFVDKMTRFVAASMEGWKWAEANPEEAAMIVLDYDQTGAQTEQHQLRMMGEVAKLTAGSNGALDPADYQRTVDTLLAGGSDPVITAAPEGAWTSVITDAALN; translated from the coding sequence ATCAAGACAACGCTCGCTGCTTCCGCGTTGGCGCTCATGGCCGGTGGGGCCATGGCCGCAGACGAGGTGCGTTTGCAGCTTCAGTGGGTCACGCAGGCGCAATTCGCGGGCTACTACGTGGCGCTCGAAAACGGCTATTACGACGCCGCCGATCTCGACGTGACGATCCTGCCGGGCGGGCCCGATATCGCGCCGCCGCAGGTGCTCGCAGGCGGTGGGGCCGACGCGATGCTCAACTGGATGCCATCGGCGCTTGCCGCACGGGAGCGGGGGCTTCCGGTGGTCAATATCGCCCAGCCCTTCAAGAGCTCGGGCCTCATGCTCACCTGCTGGAAAGACACCGGGATCACCGGCCCGCAGGACTTCAAGGGCCGCACCATCGGCGTCTGGTTCTTCGGCAACGAGTACCCGTTCCTGAGCTGGATGAGCCAGGAGGGCATCCCCACCGATGGCGGTGAGGATGGCGTGACGGTGCTCAAGCAGGGCTTCAACGTGGACCCGCTCCTGCAGCGTCAGGCGGACTGCATCTCCACCATGACCTACAACGAGTACTGGCAGGTGATCGACGCGGGCGTGAGCCCCGACGAGCTCGTCACCTTCCGCTATGAGGAGCAGGGCGTGGCCACGCTCGAAGACGGGATCTACGTCCTCGAGGAAAACCTCGAAGACCCTGCTTTCGTCGACAAGATGACCCGCTTCGTCGCCGCCTCCATGGAAGGCTGGAAGTGGGCCGAGGCAAACCCGGAGGAGGCCGCGATGATCGTGCTCGATTACGATCAGACCGGTGCGCAGACGGAGCAGCACCAGCTTCGCATGATGGGCGAGGTGGCCAAGCTCACCGCGGGCTCCAACGGCGCGCTCGATCCGGCCGATTACCAGCGCACGGTGGACACGCTCCTCGCCGGCGGGTCTGACCCGGTGATCACCGCAGCGCCCGAGGGGGCCTGGACCTCCGTCATCACCGACGCAGCGCTGAACTAA
- a CDS encoding DUF1330 domain-containing protein, protein MPKAYWIAHVTVTDPEPYALYAKGTAQAFEKYGANILARGGRYEALEGADHARNVVIEFPDLETALACYRSPEYQAARAHRVDAGIANITIVEGV, encoded by the coding sequence ATGCCCAAGGCCTACTGGATCGCCCATGTCACCGTGACGGACCCCGAACCCTACGCGCTTTACGCGAAGGGCACGGCGCAAGCTTTTGAAAAGTATGGCGCAAACATCTTGGCGCGGGGCGGGCGCTACGAGGCGCTCGAAGGCGCGGATCACGCGCGCAACGTGGTCATCGAATTCCCCGATCTCGAGACGGCGCTTGCCTGCTACCGTTCGCCGGAATACCAGGCTGCGCGGGCCCACCGCGTGGATGCGGGCATCGCCAATATCACCATCGTTGAAGGGGTGTAA
- a CDS encoding cytochrome P450, with amino-acid sequence MALDSSQPAPSHPVTIPGLTYEPGLWQSYRIARRNVLELIPERVYHEPVLTGGSRPGWIMLTDPAALERVLKTRLAAYPKNAILKRLMSPRQGTNLIISEGESAKKQRRVFAPVFAARALETASEVMTDAARTMHGRIAAKRDGDAPLDVFPEMQSATCDIICDLVLSGRETVDREALRRSVDGFVASQGRISLFDILGVPNRIPRPYELTDRSRRRMDAMADAVIAARVARGPSDPPDLLDLMLAGDTKTGEALDPLSIRNNLLGFLFAGHETTALALTWALYLLAFDPRIQARTRAEVLAALGDRDVAEHGDLAALPLVGRVIDEALRLYAPAGFLTRVALEDDELAGQPVRAGMTVILPIHAMHRHSLLWDEPDAFDPDRFLPERKEGRHRYAYLPFGGGQRVCIGAALALQEAKILLASFLARYRVGLPAGFVPKPQMWFTLRPADGMWLTLTEDR; translated from the coding sequence ATGGCCCTCGACTCCTCACAACCAGCACCGTCCCATCCCGTCACCATCCCCGGCCTCACCTACGAGCCCGGGCTCTGGCAGAGCTACCGCATCGCGCGGCGCAACGTCCTCGAGCTCATCCCCGAGCGTGTCTACCACGAGCCGGTGCTCACCGGCGGCTCGCGCCCCGGCTGGATCATGCTCACCGATCCCGCCGCCCTCGAGCGTGTCCTCAAGACACGCCTCGCCGCCTACCCGAAAAACGCGATCCTCAAGCGGCTCATGAGCCCGCGGCAGGGCACCAACCTCATCATCTCCGAGGGCGAGAGCGCGAAGAAACAGCGCCGCGTCTTCGCCCCCGTCTTCGCCGCGCGGGCCCTCGAGACCGCCAGCGAGGTCATGACCGACGCCGCCCGCACCATGCATGGCCGCATCGCCGCCAAGCGTGACGGCGACGCGCCACTCGATGTCTTCCCGGAGATGCAATCGGCCACCTGCGATATCATCTGCGATCTCGTGCTGTCGGGCCGTGAGACGGTGGACCGCGAGGCGCTGCGTCGGTCCGTGGATGGCTTCGTCGCGTCGCAAGGCCGCATCTCGCTCTTCGATATTCTAGGGGTGCCCAACAGGATCCCCCGCCCCTACGAGCTCACAGACCGATCCCGCCGCCGGATGGATGCCATGGCCGACGCTGTCATCGCGGCGCGGGTGGCGCGGGGCCCGTCGGACCCGCCCGACCTCCTCGATCTCATGCTCGCGGGCGACACGAAGACGGGCGAGGCGCTGGACCCGCTCTCGATCCGCAACAACCTCTTGGGCTTTCTCTTCGCCGGGCACGAAACGACGGCGCTCGCCCTCACCTGGGCGCTCTACCTCCTCGCCTTCGACCCGCGCATCCAGGCCCGCACGCGGGCGGAGGTCCTTGCCGCGCTGGGCGACCGCGACGTGGCCGAACACGGCGACCTAGCGGCGCTCCCCCTCGTGGGCCGGGTCATCGACGAGGCGCTGCGCCTCTACGCGCCCGCGGGCTTTCTCACGCGCGTGGCGCTCGAGGACGACGAGCTTGCCGGCCAGCCCGTGCGCGCGGGCATGACCGTGATCCTGCCCATCCACGCCATGCACCGCCATAGCCTCCTCTGGGACGAGCCCGACGCCTTCGACCCGGACCGTTTCCTGCCAGAGCGGAAGGAGGGGCGGCACCGCTACGCCTACCTCCCCTTCGGCGGCGGGCAGCGCGTCTGCATCGGGGCCGCGCTCGCGCTTCAGGAGGCCAAGATCTTGCTCGCCTCGTTCCTCGCGCGCTACCGCGTCGGCCTGCCCGCGGGCTTCGTCCCGAAGCCGCAGATGTGGTTTACCCTGCGCCCGGCGGACGGCATGTGGCTCACGCTGACCGAAGACCGCTGA
- a CDS encoding sulfotransferase domain-containing protein, whose amino-acid sequence MTRPTMRKAARPETLDGMRAAMQNLTTEAGRSNAAAFRPRPSDIIIAPHAKSGTTWMQQIVHGLRTGGAMDFTEITEVIPWIELAHDMGVDLEAEQAAHPRAFKSHFAWDNVPKGGRYIIVFRDPADVIVSFHRFLEGWAFEPGSIALDDFAEGFISSDRWHRHAASWWRQHGRDDVLFFTYERMKRELPAVVQAVADFLDPAIGRETREIALRQASLDFMKRHGRQFDDHLVRAARDAACGLPEDGEASKLGRGVAGRGARLLSAPMRAKLASRWEATMGAEFGFADYAAFAAAVDALPHPSLKNPAKPAPDQPR is encoded by the coding sequence ATGACGCGCCCCACGATGCGCAAGGCGGCGCGCCCCGAGACGCTCGATGGCATGCGCGCGGCCATGCAGAACCTCACCACCGAGGCTGGCCGCAGCAACGCCGCCGCGTTTCGTCCACGACCCAGCGACATCATCATCGCGCCCCACGCCAAGTCCGGCACCACCTGGATGCAGCAGATCGTCCATGGCCTGCGCACCGGGGGCGCCATGGACTTCACTGAGATCACGGAGGTCATCCCCTGGATCGAGCTTGCCCACGACATGGGCGTGGACCTCGAGGCCGAGCAGGCCGCCCACCCCCGCGCGTTCAAATCCCACTTCGCTTGGGACAATGTGCCCAAGGGCGGCCGCTACATCATCGTCTTTCGCGACCCCGCCGATGTCATCGTCTCCTTCCACCGCTTCCTCGAGGGGTGGGCCTTCGAGCCCGGCAGCATCGCGCTCGACGACTTCGCGGAGGGCTTCATCAGCTCCGACCGCTGGCACCGGCACGCCGCCTCCTGGTGGCGGCAGCATGGGCGCGACGATGTCCTCTTCTTCACATACGAGCGGATGAAGCGGGAGCTGCCCGCCGTGGTGCAGGCGGTGGCAGACTTCCTCGACCCCGCCATCGGACGCGAAACGCGGGAGATCGCGCTCCGCCAGGCCTCCCTCGATTTCATGAAGCGCCACGGGCGGCAGTTCGACGATCACCTCGTCCGCGCCGCGCGGGACGCGGCCTGCGGCCTGCCCGAGGACGGAGAGGCGAGCAAGCTCGGCCGCGGCGTGGCGGGCCGTGGCGCGCGGCTCCTCTCCGCGCCCATGCGCGCCAAGCTCGCGTCGCGGTGGGAGGCCACCATGGGCGCAGAGTTCGGCTTTGCCGATTACGCCGCCTTCGCGGCAGCCGTGGACGCCCTGCCGCACCCGTCGCTCAAAAATCCGGCAAAGCCCGCGCCCGATCAGCCGCGATAA
- a CDS encoding ABC transporter permease subunit gives MNDTLKQWLVPTTAILIFLLLWELLVWANGWPNYKMASPSDIGPAFVKFWPLFVEYSWDTLWRTVVGLVVAVIVGTGIGVLMGFSKTMRDALYPLLVGFNAVPKATVVPVIALLFVGQHDFNTVLIAFMISFFPIAVAVSIGLSTLEPEYRDILKSLGASNLTIFWKIALPKTLPEFFGALKVAVTLAFIGTNLMEIVEPHGRGLGHLFDSGKINADYPLMFAVLIALAALGILLFYVVVVLEKIFAGWAERSPSY, from the coding sequence ATGAACGACACGCTCAAGCAATGGCTCGTGCCCACGACGGCGATCTTGATCTTTCTCCTGCTCTGGGAGCTCCTCGTCTGGGCCAACGGCTGGCCGAACTACAAGATGGCCTCGCCTTCGGATATCGGGCCCGCCTTCGTGAAGTTCTGGCCGCTTTTCGTCGAATACAGCTGGGACACTCTCTGGCGGACGGTCGTGGGCCTCGTCGTGGCCGTCATCGTGGGCACCGGCATCGGCGTTCTCATGGGCTTCTCGAAAACCATGCGGGACGCGCTCTATCCCCTCCTCGTGGGCTTCAACGCGGTGCCGAAGGCGACCGTCGTGCCCGTCATCGCGCTCCTCTTCGTGGGCCAGCACGATTTCAACACCGTGCTTATCGCCTTCATGATCTCGTTCTTCCCGATCGCGGTGGCCGTCTCCATCGGGCTCTCGACGCTCGAGCCTGAATACCGCGACATCCTGAAATCGCTGGGCGCCTCGAACCTCACCATCTTCTGGAAGATCGCCCTCCCCAAAACTCTGCCTGAGTTCTTCGGCGCGCTGAAGGTCGCCGTCACCCTCGCCTTCATCGGTACGAACCTCATGGAGATCGTGGAGCCCCATGGCCGCGGCCTCGGTCACCTCTTCGACAGTGGGAAGATCAACGCCGACTACCCGCTCATGTTCGCGGTCCTCATCGCGCTCGCCGCGCTCGGCATCCTTCTCTTCTACGTCGTCGTCGTGCTCGAAAAGATCTTCGCCGGCTGGGCCGAGCGCTCCCCCAGCTATTGA
- a CDS encoding ABC transporter ATP-binding protein, translating to MTNLIEIKGVTHAYQTKAGPLPVLERLDIAVPEGAFCAVVGPSGCGKSTLTRLVAGLMKPDEGEVWLHGERVTSPRSTVGMAFQNPVLLEWRTILDNVILPLEIVPNKMSRAEKEARARELLALVGLTGFEDKRPSELSGGMRQRASLCRAIVHKPEVLIMDEPFGALDAFTREDLWQTMHALRAEEPFTGVLITHDLRESIYLADEVIVLSGRPATTQFTMDTRLGGRTDIDMLYTPEAGQMLHDLREQIEIAQGRKTEPSGALDAAVTSAAAE from the coding sequence ATGACCAACCTCATCGAGATCAAGGGCGTCACCCACGCCTACCAGACGAAGGCAGGCCCCCTGCCCGTCCTCGAGCGTCTCGACATCGCAGTGCCCGAGGGCGCGTTCTGCGCGGTCGTAGGCCCATCTGGCTGCGGGAAATCCACGCTCACGCGCCTCGTGGCCGGGCTCATGAAGCCCGATGAGGGCGAGGTCTGGCTCCATGGCGAGCGGGTCACCTCGCCCCGTTCCACCGTCGGCATGGCCTTCCAGAACCCGGTGCTGCTCGAATGGCGCACCATCCTCGACAACGTGATCCTGCCGCTCGAGATCGTCCCCAACAAGATGAGCCGCGCCGAAAAGGAGGCGCGCGCGCGGGAGCTTCTGGCGCTCGTCGGCCTCACCGGCTTCGAGGACAAGCGCCCGAGCGAGCTCTCCGGCGGCATGCGCCAGCGCGCCTCGCTCTGCCGCGCCATCGTGCACAAGCCCGAAGTCCTCATCATGGACGAGCCTTTCGGCGCTTTGGACGCCTTCACCCGCGAAGACCTCTGGCAGACGATGCATGCGCTCCGCGCCGAGGAGCCCTTCACCGGCGTCCTCATCACGCACGACCTCCGCGAGTCGATCTACCTCGCCGATGAGGTCATCGTCCTCTCCGGCCGCCCCGCCACGACACAATTCACGATGGACACACGGCTCGGCGGGCGCACCGATATAGACATGCTCTACACCCCCGAGGCGGGCCAGATGCTCCACGATCTCCGCGAGCAGATCGAGATCGCCCAGGGCCGCAAGACCGAGCCCAGCGGCGCCCTCGACGCCGCCGTTACAAGCGCTGCCGCGGAATAG
- a CDS encoding ABC transporter substrate-binding protein — translation MLRQLFTAAALVAGTSALAGGHATEMPFALDWKFEGPSAPYFKAIDEGFFEEAGLAVEISAGQGSLDAIPKVATGAFPIGFADINSLIKFLDQNPGAPVTAVMMVYDKPPFAVVGRKSLGVSEPKDLEGRVLGAPPPDGAWAQFPAFASANDLDVDAITVEPVGFPTREPMLAEGNVAAITGFSFSSYLNLVRLGVPEDDISTILMADHGLDLYGNAIIVNTDFAAENGELVTGFLGAVAKGWAAAIADPEAAVASLIERNPAADAALETRRLQLSIDANVATDYAMANGMGGIDAARFASAIEQIKETYEFQNDPTPELYFDASFLPDASMRMLK, via the coding sequence ATGCTCAGACAGCTATTCACTGCCGCCGCGCTCGTGGCCGGCACCTCCGCCCTTGCGGGCGGGCACGCCACCGAGATGCCCTTCGCGCTCGACTGGAAATTCGAAGGCCCGTCCGCGCCCTATTTCAAGGCCATCGACGAGGGCTTCTTTGAGGAGGCGGGCCTCGCCGTGGAAATCTCCGCGGGCCAAGGCTCGCTCGACGCGATCCCGAAGGTCGCCACCGGCGCCTTCCCCATCGGCTTTGCCGATATCAACAGCCTCATCAAGTTCCTCGATCAGAACCCGGGCGCGCCGGTCACGGCGGTCATGATGGTCTATGACAAGCCGCCCTTCGCAGTGGTGGGCCGCAAATCGCTCGGCGTGAGCGAGCCGAAGGATCTCGAAGGCCGGGTGCTTGGCGCGCCGCCGCCCGATGGCGCTTGGGCACAATTCCCGGCCTTTGCGTCGGCCAATGACCTCGACGTCGATGCGATCACGGTGGAGCCCGTGGGCTTCCCCACACGCGAGCCTATGCTGGCCGAGGGCAATGTCGCCGCGATCACTGGCTTCTCGTTCTCGAGCTATCTCAACCTCGTGCGCCTCGGCGTGCCGGAGGACGATATCTCCACCATCCTCATGGCCGATCACGGGCTCGATCTCTACGGCAACGCGATCATCGTGAACACGGACTTCGCCGCCGAGAACGGTGAACTCGTCACCGGCTTCCTTGGCGCGGTCGCCAAGGGCTGGGCCGCGGCCATCGCTGATCCGGAGGCCGCCGTGGCGAGCCTGATCGAGCGCAACCCGGCCGCCGATGCCGCGCTCGAGACGCGCCGCCTGCAGCTCTCCATCGACGCCAACGTGGCCACCGACTACGCCATGGCCAACGGCATGGGCGGGATCGACGCCGCGCGCTTTGCCTCCGCCATCGAGCAGATCAAGGAGACCTACGAGTTCCAGAACGATCCGACGCCGGAGCTCTATTTCGACGCCTCCTTCCTGCCCGACGCCTCCATGCGGATGCTGAAATAG
- a CDS encoding NAD(P)H-dependent oxidoreductase, which produces MTARIFILDGHPGPTSLSRDALERYAVAARAAGHEVRLCHLHDLDFDPDRGKAGYSKAKPLEPALEEALANLEWCTHFTLGFPMWWGAMPAKLKGWMDRVLVNGRVFTTQEKTPMGFPKPLLTGRTARVLITSDTPRFYMRLGHGDAIHRQLRGQILGFVGFKPVKISFFAPASQPTERAVDGLFTKMEKLGRAAA; this is translated from the coding sequence ATGACCGCCCGCATTTTCATTCTCGATGGCCATCCCGGCCCCACGTCCCTCTCTCGCGATGCGCTGGAGCGATATGCAGTGGCTGCGAGGGCGGCAGGGCACGAGGTGCGCCTGTGTCATCTCCACGATCTCGACTTTGATCCCGACCGGGGAAAAGCGGGATACAGCAAGGCGAAGCCGCTCGAGCCCGCGCTCGAGGAGGCGCTCGCCAATCTCGAATGGTGCACGCATTTCACGCTGGGCTTTCCCATGTGGTGGGGCGCGATGCCCGCCAAGCTCAAGGGCTGGATGGACCGGGTGCTCGTCAATGGCCGCGTCTTCACCACGCAAGAGAAGACCCCCATGGGCTTCCCGAAGCCGCTTCTCACCGGGCGCACCGCGCGCGTTCTGATCACATCCGACACGCCGCGCTTCTACATGCGTCTCGGCCACGGGGACGCGATCCACCGCCAGCTCCGCGGGCAGATCCTCGGCTTCGTGGGCTTCAAACCGGTGAAGATCAGCTTCTTCGCGCCGGCGTCCCAACCCACGGAGCGCGCGGTGGACGGGCTCTTCACCAAGATGGAGAAACTGGGGCGCGCGGCGGCCTAG